In Ostrea edulis chromosome 6, xbOstEdul1.1, whole genome shotgun sequence, a single window of DNA contains:
- the LOC125677201 gene encoding uncharacterized protein LOC125677201 isoform X1, translated as MPKEKSTRAKKKKGGDVMRKGRTNKNVEGPVEFQEQTTMETSTNNGFEGEMDVSPRDEPSGFRMENSRETIRGIGSTSKQDTRKNTSRISAVDVRNEVNNLLHLATAPNTQETYNQGLRCFEEFQDSLNLSKIWPPTLEQIVLFIGYMSAKHLSVATARTYISAISYKLKIQNNRDETQSFLVKKLLEGFRRKVKKNDARLPITSNILNQILQSLHLVCTNYYECKLFQAAYTLAFFGFFRVGEMTVKNQKDLGHAIEYEDITMFTEENKIQIKLKHSKVDQIGEGETITIQNSQFGSQIQPIKIIQEYLAIRPSVQGKLFCHFSGQPLTRYQFTAVLNKVLSIIGLEGKKYKSHSFRIGAATSAAMFGMSEEEICKAGRWKSKAYKIYVRM; from the exons ATGCCAAAAGAAAAATCAACGAGGGCGAAAAAGAAGAAGGGAGGTGATGTTATGAGAAAGGGGCGAACAAATAAAAATGTGGAAGGTCCAGTTGAATTTCAAGAGCAGACGACAATGGAGACATCAACAAATAACGGATTTGAGGGAGAAATGGATGTATCACCCAGAGATGAACCATCGGGATTCCGCATGGAGAATTCCAGGGAAACCATTCGAG GAATTGGCTCCACAAGCAAACAAGATACCAGAAAAAATACCAGTAGAATTTCAGCAGTTGATGTTAGAAATGAAGTAAACAACTTGTTACATCTAGCAACAGCCCCAAATACTCAGGAAACATACAACCAGGGACTAAGATGCTTTGAGGAATTCCAGGATTCCCTAAACCTTAGCAAAATATGGCCCCCTACGTTAGAGCAAATAGTtctatttataggttatatgtCAGCAAAACATCTCTCAGTGGCAACAGCTAGAACTTACATTTCAGCTATTTCTTACAaactaaaaattcaaaacaatagGGATGAAACTCAAAGCTTTCTGGTTAAGAAACTCTTAGAAGGATTCAGAAGAAAGGTCAAGAAAAATGATGCCAGACTGCcaattacatcaaatatattaaatcaaataCTACAAAGTTTGCACTTGGTTTGTACAAACTACTATGAATGCAAACTGTTTCAAGCCGCCTACACTTTAGCATTTTTTGGTTTCTTTAGAGTTGGAGAAATGACAGTAAAAAACCAAAAAGATCTGGGACATGCAATTGAATATGAAGACATAACAATGTTtacagaagaaaataaaatccaaataaaaTTAAAGCATTCCAAAGTGGATCAAATAGGGGAAGGAGAAACAATTACTATTCAGAATAGCCAATTTGGGTCTCAAATACAACCAATTAAGATTATTCAAGAATATCTAGCAATACGACCTTCAGTGCAGGGGAAGTTGTTCTGTCATTTTAGTGGACAACCATTAACTAGATACCAATTTACGGcagttttaaataaagttttgtcgATAATAGGGTTAGAAGGTAAAAAATACAAGTCTCATTCATTTAGAATTGGGGCAGCAACCAGTGCAGCAATGTTTGGTATGTCAGAGGAAGAAATCTGTAAAGCAGGAAGATGGAAATCTAAAgcatacaaaatttat